In one window of Zhongshania aliphaticivorans DNA:
- a CDS encoding ExbD/TolR family protein translates to MSYSAADRRIIRKIKQAKRQVSINVVSLIDIFAILVFYLLVNALVVEVIPEYQNLKLPDSVSQEKAVRTVAVAISDDSILVDEDVVMSVEAALLDEERVLAILSLALDAKVNESEKPDDELGLLDVNIVADHKTPYHLLKKVLATCVDAKFGKVSLAVRALEGSDG, encoded by the coding sequence ATGAGCTACTCAGCTGCCGATAGGCGCATTATCCGTAAGATTAAACAGGCGAAACGACAGGTTTCTATTAATGTTGTATCGCTTATTGATATTTTTGCAATCCTTGTTTTCTATTTACTAGTAAATGCCCTAGTTGTTGAGGTTATTCCAGAATACCAAAATCTGAAATTGCCTGATTCTGTGTCGCAAGAAAAGGCAGTACGCACGGTGGCCGTTGCCATTAGTGATGATAGTATTTTGGTTGATGAAGATGTCGTGATGAGTGTAGAAGCGGCGCTGTTGGACGAAGAGAGAGTGCTTGCAATCTTATCGTTAGCCCTCGATGCCAAAGTAAATGAATCAGAAAAACCAGATGATGAGCTAGGCCTTTTGGATGTGAATATCGTTGCAGACCATAAAACACCTTACCATCTTTTGAAAAAGGTATTGGCCACCTGTGTTGATGCAAAATTCGGTAAAGTATCCTTAGCAGTGAGGGCACTTGAAGGGAGTGATGGCTGA
- a CDS encoding PepSY domain-containing protein gives MHDQNALRKADVQEAAGRVDAPVKPRPVMKTVKPAVKKKPKLNVSMLLRKWHQRVGLFAFIFMGWLGFSGVLLNQSVSMGLDAIRVNSVALMSMYGLYAQVPENGFRSGDHWLVTTTENTVLNDTMLAQHIPSPLGFVDVNNALGETLYVATNDKLTLLSPEGVVIEEQSGFMLPVGHIRNLGLLEKDGSAYLALQGENTYITEDGLSWNELDVVDGVSWSALEGLPDEAKADVEPFSHPTVALEQVLIDLHSGRLFGSLGTTLINLVGVAAVLLSITGVWMTWRTNRMRNARQKK, from the coding sequence ATGCATGATCAAAATGCGCTTCGTAAAGCTGATGTTCAAGAAGCGGCAGGTAGAGTTGACGCGCCAGTTAAACCAAGACCAGTTATGAAAACAGTGAAGCCAGCAGTGAAAAAAAAACCTAAATTAAATGTATCGATGCTACTAAGAAAGTGGCACCAACGGGTTGGCTTGTTTGCTTTCATTTTTATGGGTTGGCTTGGTTTTAGTGGGGTACTGCTTAATCAAAGTGTCAGTATGGGGCTTGATGCGATTCGGGTGAACTCGGTTGCATTAATGTCGATGTACGGTCTTTATGCACAGGTTCCCGAAAACGGATTTCGATCTGGTGATCACTGGTTGGTGACTACCACAGAAAATACAGTGCTGAATGACACTATGTTGGCTCAGCATATCCCGTCACCTCTTGGCTTTGTTGATGTAAATAACGCGCTTGGCGAAACCTTGTACGTTGCAACAAACGATAAGCTAACCTTGTTGTCACCAGAGGGTGTGGTCATTGAAGAGCAAAGTGGCTTCATGTTACCTGTTGGTCATATTCGAAATCTTGGTTTGTTAGAAAAAGACGGAAGTGCTTATTTGGCGCTACAAGGTGAGAATACGTACATCACTGAAGATGGATTATCTTGGAATGAGCTGGATGTAGTAGATGGAGTTTCTTGGTCGGCACTGGAAGGTTTACCTGACGAAGCAAAAGCCGATGTCGAGCCTTTTTCTCACCCTACAGTAGCGCTTGAGCAAGTGCTGATTGATTTGCACAGTGGTCGTTTATTTGGTAGTTTGGGTACTACTTTAATTAACCTTGTTGGCGTTGCGGCTGTTTTACTTTCTATTACGGGTGTTTGGATGACATGGCGAACTAACCGTATGCGGAATGCACGTCAGAAGAAATAG
- a CDS encoding DUF3034 family protein, protein MEVAKSSKLKGAALVVAMLASGISHADWFDDGKVLATGGVSMIDGAGGGGITPWATITGYGTDQGINGNVHYTYAPLANYTLHSLGVAVGFWDRFELSYTTSSLTTGSTFNTVGLVVDTVNDLTQELGVPVDTGIDPWNTTIDMEIIGAKLRVWGDAVYDSDSFMPQIAIGGFYKTNKNEELLTTLGADTAKDWEAYISATKILFPINTLINITARYTAANQTGLTGFGGPDGSDKEFRPEVSLAYLLRKDTVIGVEWAQHGDNQSGQSIQVSGLSLTSVTGILGDLGLGGVENTLEQQESDWFDAFVAFFPSKNLSITMAYAMLGNITLTPDQHGFYMSLQASF, encoded by the coding sequence ATGGAAGTAGCAAAAAGTAGTAAGTTAAAAGGTGCGGCATTAGTCGTAGCAATGCTCGCGAGCGGTATCTCACACGCCGATTGGTTTGATGACGGTAAGGTATTGGCAACGGGCGGCGTTAGCATGATTGATGGCGCTGGTGGTGGTGGTATTACACCTTGGGCAACAATTACAGGTTACGGAACAGATCAGGGTATTAACGGTAACGTACATTATACCTACGCGCCTCTGGCGAACTACACACTTCATTCTCTTGGTGTGGCAGTCGGTTTTTGGGATCGTTTTGAATTGTCGTACACGACCAGTTCATTAACAACAGGCTCTACGTTTAACACTGTAGGTTTGGTTGTTGATACAGTAAATGATCTTACTCAAGAACTTGGTGTGCCGGTAGACACTGGTATTGATCCATGGAATACCACTATTGATATGGAAATCATCGGTGCAAAATTGCGTGTATGGGGTGATGCAGTTTATGATTCTGATAGTTTCATGCCTCAGATCGCAATTGGTGGTTTCTACAAAACCAATAAAAACGAAGAGCTGTTAACTACCTTGGGTGCTGATACAGCGAAGGATTGGGAAGCGTATATTTCTGCGACCAAAATCCTTTTCCCCATTAATACCCTTATCAATATTACCGCACGTTATACCGCTGCTAACCAGACTGGTTTAACAGGTTTTGGTGGTCCAGATGGGAGTGATAAAGAATTCCGTCCTGAAGTGTCATTAGCGTACTTGCTACGTAAAGACACCGTAATTGGTGTGGAATGGGCTCAACATGGTGATAACCAGAGTGGGCAAAGCATCCAGGTTTCTGGGCTGTCTTTGACTTCTGTAACAGGTATTTTGGGTGATCTAGGTCTTGGCGGTGTTGAGAATACCCTGGAGCAACAAGAAAGTGATTGGTTTGATGCTTTTGTTGCTTTCTTCCCAAGTAAAAATCTATCTATCACAATGGCATATGCGATGTTAGGTAATATCACGCTTACTCCTGATCAGCACGGTTTTTACATGTCATTACAAGCCAGCTTCTAA
- a CDS encoding ExbD/TolR family protein, whose protein sequence is MTSIFPSEPGYDEVDCRRSRRTRRLKRKLKSNSDEELNIVSMIDVFAVMVFFLLVGSSISASKLHTLNLTIPVASNSPAESDDDFHLAVSLYADKVVVSQEGEENSIKFVNGQVDATALLDSLKEIKAQHPEEERVSLLVEDKVSYEQIIRVMDVLRMPVSSSDASAETALFPGISMGDAAVDLNTD, encoded by the coding sequence GTGACGTCAATATTTCCAAGTGAACCCGGTTACGATGAGGTAGATTGTCGGCGTTCCCGACGGACTCGTCGATTGAAGCGGAAGCTGAAAAGCAATAGCGACGAAGAATTAAATATCGTATCGATGATTGATGTTTTTGCCGTAATGGTTTTTTTCTTGCTGGTTGGTTCTTCTATCTCTGCGAGTAAATTACACACCTTGAATTTGACGATCCCTGTTGCTAGTAATTCGCCGGCTGAATCAGATGATGACTTTCATTTAGCTGTCAGTTTGTATGCTGATAAAGTTGTAGTCTCACAAGAGGGGGAAGAGAACAGCATTAAATTTGTTAATGGCCAAGTTGACGCTACTGCTCTATTAGATAGTTTGAAAGAAATTAAAGCGCAACACCCTGAGGAAGAGCGGGTTAGCTTGCTGGTAGAAGATAAGGTTTCTTATGAACAAATTATACGGGTAATGGATGTGCTTAGAATGCCGGTATCTTCATCTGATGCGTCCGCAGAAACCGCGCTTTTCCCTGGGATTTCTATGGGTGATGCCGCCGTAGATCTAAACACGGATTAA
- a CDS encoding group I truncated hemoglobin, which produces MKQIFRTMAMAFMLTVAAAPSFSQGKTPTYPPIDADALEQFGGPEGVRNWVEGLFYYIMLDNRINHVFREFGNIERQIFLNTQFLQVVLGGNDAEYQGASMAAAHSDLGITVTQFNAVVEAAYNSCERIQLTYEACNLMIAGLAPYKHAIVTR; this is translated from the coding sequence ATGAAACAGATATTTCGCACTATGGCCATGGCTTTTATGCTAACAGTGGCGGCGGCACCAAGTTTTTCACAAGGTAAAACCCCAACTTACCCACCTATCGATGCTGATGCACTTGAGCAGTTTGGTGGTCCTGAGGGCGTTCGCAACTGGGTAGAAGGTCTTTTCTACTACATTATGCTTGATAACCGTATCAACCACGTATTCCGTGAGTTCGGTAATATTGAGCGTCAAATTTTCTTAAACACTCAGTTTCTTCAAGTGGTGTTAGGTGGAAATGATGCTGAATATCAAGGTGCAAGTATGGCTGCAGCTCACTCTGATTTAGGTATCACTGTGACTCAATTTAATGCAGTTGTTGAAGCGGCCTATAACTCATGTGAGCGTATTCAGCTTACTTATGAGGCTTGTAACTTAATGATTGCTGGCTTGGCTCCTTATAAGCACGCCATCGTAACTCGTTAA
- a CDS encoding cupredoxin domain-containing protein: MKKYYCMYTAAALTTMFLGAFISADVLAAGADAKVAIKSYKFGPQAITVQPGQSVVWENMDSSTHTVLIDGKESPRLRKGDDYSQMFSEPGVHKYQCGLHSSMKGVITVASAGMASSTSAHVAPSAVQVSSPSAVHVHSSSPSVPKQVTPSVPSRVSSSMAIKKVGSPSPSPVAPTPDAAHQKPNTVSIVDFMRFTPTVLKVKAGTTVTWDNLDGSNHIIQMGNVRSPRMRHHSSFTYTFDKPGEYPYICAIHGDKMSGTIIVM, from the coding sequence ATGAAAAAATATTATTGTATGTATACCGCTGCAGCATTAACAACTATGTTTTTAGGTGCGTTTATTTCTGCCGATGTTCTTGCAGCAGGAGCAGATGCTAAAGTTGCCATTAAGAGTTATAAATTTGGCCCGCAAGCAATAACCGTTCAGCCGGGTCAAAGTGTAGTTTGGGAAAATATGGATAGCTCTACCCATACTGTACTAATAGATGGTAAAGAAAGTCCTAGATTACGAAAGGGCGATGATTATAGTCAGATGTTCTCCGAGCCAGGCGTGCATAAATATCAGTGCGGTCTGCATTCTTCTATGAAAGGTGTGATCACGGTTGCAAGTGCTGGTATGGCAAGCTCTACTTCTGCACATGTAGCCCCTAGTGCTGTGCAAGTAAGCAGCCCCAGTGCAGTGCATGTTCACTCGTCTAGTCCTTCGGTTCCAAAACAAGTAACGCCTTCGGTTCCTAGCAGGGTATCGTCTAGCATGGCCATTAAGAAGGTGGGGTCACCTAGCCCTAGCCCAGTCGCGCCAACTCCTGATGCCGCGCATCAAAAGCCCAATACGGTGTCAATAGTGGATTTTATGCGCTTTACTCCTACTGTATTGAAAGTAAAAGCTGGTACCACTGTGACCTGGGATAATTTAGATGGCTCTAATCATATTATCCAAATGGGCAATGTTCGCAGCCCTAGAATGCGGCATCATTCGAGCTTTACCTACACCTTTGATAAGCCAGGAGAATATCCGTATATCTGTGCTATTCATGGTGACAAAATGTCCGGAACTATTATTGTAATGTAA
- a CDS encoding FMN-binding protein codes for MLYQCEKAGEAASFDAAVSAPKSKIVLFVALFVALLGATPVKAFELYKTFQTPDVFLAEVFNNSVPAPKMLMLDNASQRKISAVFNRSFPQQRVRYWEDGERTVWIFDDIGKEGYVPTTCGFVINNGVVDVSKVLVYRESRGEQVAEPSFLNQINGSKAAGNSLDKPIDNITGATLSVVMMKRMARTAITLDSLVGK; via the coding sequence ATGCTTTATCAATGTGAAAAAGCGGGCGAGGCGGCATCTTTTGATGCCGCTGTTTCTGCCCCTAAGTCAAAAATTGTTTTATTTGTTGCTCTGTTTGTTGCTCTGTTAGGCGCTACGCCTGTCAAAGCTTTTGAGCTTTATAAAACATTCCAAACCCCGGATGTGTTTTTGGCCGAGGTGTTCAATAACAGTGTACCTGCACCAAAAATGTTGATGTTAGATAACGCTTCACAACGGAAGATTTCTGCTGTGTTCAATCGTTCATTCCCGCAGCAACGTGTTCGCTACTGGGAAGACGGTGAAAGAACAGTGTGGATATTTGATGACATTGGTAAAGAAGGTTATGTGCCAACCACATGTGGGTTTGTCATTAACAATGGTGTTGTCGATGTTTCTAAGGTGCTTGTCTATCGTGAATCTCGTGGTGAGCAGGTAGCTGAACCTTCTTTTCTTAATCAAATTAATGGTTCTAAAGCAGCTGGTAATAGTCTAGATAAGCCCATTGATAATATTACTGGGGCTACTTTGTCAGTAGTTATGATGAAGCGTATGGCGCGAACGGCAATTACATTAGATTCTCTCGTAGGGAAGTGA
- a CDS encoding TonB family protein produces the protein MSNTIEHNMLGFDSWGIHLDADRRFRKILINVLGVTCVLLIAMSYWVMAPSDDLLEEKKEDYFLEIIKPAPIEKPKLELPKVVEKKVVEKKVIPPKPVEVVKKAVPAPKPKANQVAERKAVDKVAAAKKVAAASGVMAFSEQLAVMRETNSSAVASANTLRDRGSVLEEMNAPSDNILSTSSNGIKSGVSNGENISDQGQKLVIGKHTTQKVSSFDGGQQVAAATRGGSAASGPQGRSLEEIQLAFDKSKSAFYAIFNRAARKDASIGTGTVVVSLTIQPDGTVSDCKIVSSSFFNPDLKEKLIQRVKRIRFESKSVPVFVYDSYPISYVPS, from the coding sequence ATGAGTAATACGATTGAACATAATATGCTGGGATTCGATAGCTGGGGGATTCATCTCGATGCAGATAGACGCTTCAGAAAAATCCTTATTAATGTTCTTGGTGTCACCTGTGTTTTGCTCATTGCGATGTCTTATTGGGTGATGGCGCCATCAGATGATTTGCTTGAAGAAAAAAAGGAAGACTACTTTTTAGAAATCATTAAGCCTGCACCGATAGAAAAGCCAAAACTTGAGTTACCCAAGGTGGTTGAAAAAAAGGTGGTAGAAAAAAAAGTTATACCTCCTAAGCCCGTCGAAGTGGTAAAGAAGGCCGTGCCAGCTCCTAAACCCAAAGCGAATCAAGTTGCAGAGCGTAAAGCTGTAGACAAAGTTGCCGCTGCGAAGAAAGTCGCTGCAGCAAGTGGGGTTATGGCTTTTAGTGAACAGTTGGCAGTAATGAGAGAAACCAATTCTTCCGCTGTTGCATCTGCTAACACACTGCGTGATAGGGGTAGTGTTTTGGAAGAGATGAATGCACCTTCTGATAATATCCTTAGTACGAGCAGTAATGGAATTAAATCCGGCGTAAGTAACGGGGAAAATATTAGTGATCAAGGTCAAAAGCTCGTTATTGGAAAACATACTACCCAGAAAGTCTCATCTTTTGATGGAGGGCAACAAGTCGCTGCTGCTACCAGGGGTGGTTCAGCAGCTTCAGGCCCGCAAGGTCGAAGCTTAGAAGAAATCCAATTGGCTTTTGATAAGAGCAAAAGTGCTTTTTACGCAATTTTTAATCGCGCAGCGAGAAAGGATGCAAGCATCGGAACGGGCACCGTTGTTGTCTCTTTGACTATTCAGCCAGATGGGACTGTCAGTGATTGTAAAATTGTATCGTCTAGTTTCTTTAACCCTGACTTGAAAGAGAAGCTTATTCAGCGAGTTAAAAGAATAAGGTTTGAAAGTAAGTCAGTTCCTGTCTTTGTGTATGATAGTTATCCTATCAGCTACGTTCCATCCTAA
- the mpl gene encoding UDP-N-acetylmuramate:L-alanyl-gamma-D-glutamyl-meso-diaminopimelate ligase, translating to MHLHILGICGTFMGGLAILARELGHTVTGSDANVYPPMSTQLESQGITLMEGYDPAHLSPEPDLVVIGNAMSRGNPAVEHVLNRGIPYTSGPQWLSDHVLQSRWVLACAGTHGKTTTSSMLAWVLEDCGFQPGFLIGGVPGDFGLSARLGQSDFFVIEADEYDSAFFDKRSKFVHYRPYTAILNNLEFDHADIFDDLAAIQRQFHHLVRTVPAIGRIVVPAAAPALNEVLEMGCWSEVERVSSHQGQVAEWQAEVQSDDYSVFNVFYRGVLQGQVNWDHTGEHNVNNALAALAAAHHIGVQAKDGITALCQFRGVKRRMELLATVAGIAVYDDFAHHPTAIETTLKGLRGRVEGGRIVALIEPRSNTMRMGVYKDRLAPATACADEVIWYQPPGLDWSLDSVISQSQVPARLSTDLDASIRELVLSLKEGDRLVIMSNGGFGGVHQRLLRALRTRWERGE from the coding sequence ATGCATCTTCATATTTTAGGTATTTGCGGTACGTTTATGGGTGGCTTAGCCATTCTTGCCCGTGAATTAGGGCATACCGTAACGGGTTCGGATGCCAATGTTTACCCGCCTATGAGTACGCAATTGGAGTCTCAGGGGATTACCTTAATGGAAGGTTATGATCCTGCGCACTTATCGCCTGAACCTGACCTGGTTGTTATAGGCAATGCAATGTCGCGGGGAAACCCAGCGGTTGAGCATGTGTTAAACCGTGGAATTCCTTATACCTCGGGCCCGCAATGGTTGAGTGATCATGTCCTGCAAAGTCGTTGGGTGCTCGCATGTGCGGGAACACACGGTAAGACAACCACAAGTAGTATGTTGGCGTGGGTTTTGGAAGACTGTGGTTTTCAACCTGGATTTTTAATTGGTGGTGTGCCCGGTGACTTTGGATTATCGGCGCGCTTGGGGCAGTCTGACTTCTTTGTGATTGAGGCGGACGAGTACGACAGTGCCTTTTTTGATAAACGCTCAAAGTTCGTTCATTACCGCCCTTACACGGCCATACTCAATAATTTGGAGTTTGATCACGCCGATATCTTTGATGATTTGGCGGCAATTCAGCGACAATTTCATCATTTGGTTCGCACCGTGCCAGCCATTGGTCGCATTGTTGTTCCAGCCGCAGCCCCAGCGTTAAATGAGGTGCTGGAAATGGGGTGCTGGAGCGAAGTTGAGCGAGTCAGCAGTCATCAAGGCCAAGTGGCAGAGTGGCAGGCTGAGGTACAAAGTGATGACTACTCCGTTTTTAATGTGTTTTATCGCGGTGTACTGCAGGGGCAGGTGAATTGGGATCATACCGGTGAACATAATGTAAACAATGCCTTAGCGGCGTTGGCGGCGGCGCATCATATCGGTGTTCAAGCAAAAGACGGTATCACAGCGCTGTGCCAGTTTCGAGGTGTTAAGCGGCGAATGGAATTGCTCGCTACCGTTGCAGGCATTGCCGTTTACGATGATTTCGCCCACCACCCCACGGCAATTGAGACCACCTTGAAGGGTTTGAGGGGGCGTGTTGAGGGTGGTCGAATTGTCGCTTTGATAGAACCAAGATCAAACACCATGCGTATGGGGGTGTATAAAGACCGGTTGGCGCCTGCCACAGCTTGCGCTGATGAGGTGATTTGGTATCAGCCTCCTGGTCTTGATTGGTCGTTGGATTCAGTCATCTCGCAAAGTCAGGTGCCAGCGCGCCTCAGTACGGATTTGGATGCGAGTATTCGTGAGTTGGTGCTATCACTTAAAGAGGGAGACCGATTAGTGATTATGAGCAATGGCGGTTTTGGTGGCGTGCATCAGCGGTTATTACGCGCATTGCGTACGCGCTGGGAGCGTGGCGAATGA